From the genome of Blautia pseudococcoides, one region includes:
- a CDS encoding dihydrofolate reductase family protein, which yields MNRPHIICHMMVALDGKIIGEYMDTKTAYDMNAEYDRIHDEFEADAWMCGRVTMDDNFTFYEKPELHEPAEKIPHTDYIANENADIYVVAVDPSGKLGWKENNIHGYAKRPPAHIIEALTEQVSDAYLAYLRKLGISYIFVGEKQIDCKLLTEKLKSVFGINKLLLEGGGYLNGSFMNEGLMDELSLVVAPVADGNSNTVTLFEKADYLESNLPMEFKLQSVDRLGESGLWIRYKP from the coding sequence ATGAACAGACCACATATTATCTGCCACATGATGGTGGCATTGGACGGAAAAATCATAGGAGAGTACATGGACACAAAAACCGCCTATGATATGAATGCGGAATACGATCGTATTCATGATGAATTTGAAGCCGATGCTTGGATGTGCGGCAGAGTCACAATGGATGACAACTTTACCTTTTATGAAAAGCCGGAGCTTCATGAACCGGCAGAGAAAATCCCTCACACAGACTACATCGCCAATGAAAATGCAGACATTTATGTAGTTGCGGTTGATCCTTCCGGTAAACTCGGATGGAAAGAAAATAATATCCACGGATATGCAAAGCGCCCGCCTGCACACATCATTGAGGCACTGACCGAGCAGGTGTCAGACGCATACCTTGCCTACCTTAGAAAACTTGGAATTTCCTATATCTTTGTAGGTGAAAAGCAAATTGACTGCAAGCTGCTGACGGAGAAATTAAAATCAGTATTCGGAATCAATAAACTGCTGTTAGAAGGCGGCGGATATCTGAATGGCTCATTTATGAATGAAGGCTTAATGGACGAATTAAGTTTGGTTGTAGCTCCTGTAGCGGACGGTAACTCAAACACAGTAACACTTTTTGAGAAAGCGGATTATTTAGAAAGCAATCTGCCGATGGAATTCAAATTGCAGAGCGTAGACCGTTTGGGTGAAAGCGGGCTGTGGATTCGGTATAAACCGTGA
- a CDS encoding DUF4405 domain-containing protein: MKQKQKIKICVDLLMTVLLLCLMTYQIIGQELHEWFGVGMLVLFLLHNVLNMKWYGHLFRGRYTPLRIMQTLINMGALVSMLCLGFSGIVLSRHVFSFVQGGPIATARAMHLVASYWGFVLMSLHAGLHWGMILGKVRRLMKGKTIPKTSMWIARIATVAIAGYGLFCFIGADIPSYMFFQNQFVFFNFEKSAVSVFSEYAAMMGFWVFVGYYVTKVT, from the coding sequence ATGAAACAAAAGCAGAAAATAAAAATATGCGTTGATTTGTTGATGACGGTGCTGCTGCTTTGCCTAATGACATATCAAATCATCGGGCAGGAACTTCACGAGTGGTTCGGTGTCGGAATGCTTGTACTCTTTCTGCTGCATAATGTTCTGAATATGAAATGGTATGGGCATTTGTTCAGGGGTAGATATACTCCCTTGCGAATAATGCAGACACTCATCAATATGGGCGCTCTTGTTTCTATGCTTTGCCTTGGATTCAGCGGAATTGTGTTATCTCGTCATGTATTTTCCTTTGTTCAGGGTGGCCCGATAGCAACGGCAAGAGCCATGCACCTTGTCGCTTCCTATTGGGGATTCGTGCTGATGAGTCTTCACGCAGGTCTTCACTGGGGAATGATTTTAGGTAAGGTTCGCAGATTAATGAAAGGAAAAACTATACCCAAAACATCTATGTGGATTGCGAGGATAGCCACTGTTGCTATTGCGGGATATGGATTATTCTGCTTTATCGGTGCAGATATTCCGTCCTATATGTTTTTTCAAAATCAGTTCGTTTTTTTCAATTTTGAAAAAAGTGCTGTGTCTGTGTTTTCAGAATATGCGGCAATGATGGGCTTTTGGGTTTTTGTTGGTTATTACGTCACAAAGGTGACGTAA
- a CDS encoding iron-containing alcohol dehydrogenase, translating into MLGNFDYCNPTKLYFGEDSLNYLNEELPKYGKNIMLTYGGGSIKKNGIYEQIISILKANGKTVFEDSGVMPNPTVQKLYEGCKLAKENGIDLILAVGGGSVCDYAKAVSVSAYCEDDPWEKYYLRMEDVDNRIIPVGCVLTMVGTGSEMNGGAVITNHEQKLKIGHVFGENVFPKFSLLNPAFTFTFPRHQMIAGFYDIMNHITEQYFSGEDDNTSDYISEGLMKSLIHASRIAIKNPHDYEARSNIMWTATWALNTLIAKGKSTDWMVHMIGQSIGAYTDAAHGMTLSAVSMAYYRYICPYGLNKFKRFAINVWDVASDGKTDEEIASEGLDRMEAWMKGLGLVMNISDLGVTEDMLDGIAKGSFPMEGGYKVLGHNEIVDILKQSM; encoded by the coding sequence ATGTTAGGAAATTTTGATTATTGCAATCCGACCAAACTCTATTTTGGAGAGGATTCGCTTAACTATCTAAACGAGGAACTGCCGAAGTACGGTAAAAATATCATGCTGACTTATGGCGGCGGCTCCATTAAGAAAAACGGGATTTATGAACAGATTATCAGTATTTTGAAAGCAAACGGTAAAACAGTTTTTGAAGATTCCGGTGTTATGCCAAATCCTACCGTTCAGAAACTGTATGAGGGTTGCAAACTTGCAAAAGAAAACGGGATTGATTTGATTCTTGCTGTTGGTGGCGGTTCTGTCTGCGATTATGCAAAAGCGGTTTCCGTTTCTGCTTATTGCGAGGATGATCCGTGGGAAAAATACTATCTTCGCATGGAGGATGTAGATAATAGGATCATCCCTGTAGGTTGTGTACTGACTATGGTAGGCACAGGTTCCGAGATGAACGGTGGTGCTGTTATCACCAACCATGAGCAGAAACTGAAAATCGGTCATGTGTTCGGTGAAAATGTATTTCCGAAGTTCTCCCTCCTGAATCCTGCGTTTACCTTTACATTTCCTAGGCATCAGATGATTGCAGGATTCTATGACATTATGAATCATATCACCGAACAATATTTTTCCGGGGAAGATGACAACACTTCTGATTACATTTCAGAGGGACTGATGAAATCGCTGATTCACGCAAGCCGGATTGCCATTAAAAATCCGCATGATTATGAGGCTCGCAGCAACATTATGTGGACAGCAACCTGGGCATTGAACACACTGATTGCCAAAGGGAAATCCACCGACTGGATGGTGCATATGATTGGTCAGTCGATTGGCGCTTATACCGATGCTGCTCACGGCATGACGCTGTCTGCTGTCTCGATGGCATATTATCGTTATATCTGCCCATATGGACTCAATAAATTTAAAAGGTTTGCCATAAATGTGTGGGATGTTGCTTCGGACGGCAAGACCGATGAGGAAATCGCTTCGGAAGGACTTGACCGCATGGAAGCCTGGATGAAGGGGCTGGGACTTGTTATGAATATCAGTGACCTAGGCGTAACCGAGGATATGCTTGACGGCATTGCAAAAGGCTCTTTCCCAATGGAGGGGGGATATAAAGTTCTCGGTCACAATGAAATCGTAGATATTTTGAAACAGAGTATGTAA
- a CDS encoding carboxymuconolactone decarboxylase family protein, which produces MMKIKQTAGRDQLGEFAPKFAELNDDILFGEVWSRNEKLSLRDRSLITVVALMAQGLTDSSLTFHLQEAKKNGITKTEIAEIITHAAFYAGWPKAWAVFRLAKEVWNEKPSDDSAKSKHAAEMVFPIGSPNDGYAQYFIGQSYLAPLAKTDDEHPALFANVTFEPGCRNNWHIHHAKNGGGQVLICIAGEGWYQEEGKEAVSLTPGMIITIPPEVKHWHGAKADSWFSHIAVEVPGEGNSNEWCESVSDDEYEQLK; this is translated from the coding sequence ATGATGAAAATAAAACAAACAGCTGGAAGAGACCAACTTGGAGAATTTGCTCCGAAATTTGCAGAACTGAATGATGATATATTATTCGGCGAAGTATGGTCGAGAAATGAAAAACTCTCTCTGCGTGACCGCAGCCTTATAACGGTGGTGGCTCTCATGGCACAAGGTCTTACCGACAGTTCACTGACCTTCCACTTACAGGAAGCAAAGAAAAACGGCATCACCAAAACGGAAATTGCAGAGATCATCACCCATGCGGCCTTCTATGCAGGCTGGCCGAAGGCGTGGGCGGTGTTCCGGCTTGCAAAAGAGGTGTGGAATGAGAAACCGTCTGATGACAGCGCTAAGTCCAAACACGCTGCCGAAATGGTATTTCCGATTGGTTCGCCCAATGACGGATATGCACAGTATTTTATTGGGCAGAGTTACCTTGCTCCTCTTGCCAAAACCGACGATGAACATCCCGCTCTTTTTGCTAATGTGACTTTTGAACCCGGATGCCGCAATAACTGGCATATCCATCACGCAAAAAACGGCGGCGGTCAGGTTCTCATCTGTATTGCCGGTGAGGGTTGGTATCAGGAGGAAGGCAAGGAGGCTGTCAGCCTTACGCCAGGGATGATTATTACCATTCCTCCCGAAGTAAAACACTGGCACGGAGCAAAAGCAGATAGCTGGTTCAGCCATATTGCAGTTGAAGTTCCCGGCGAGGGAAACAGCAACGAATGGTGTGAGTCTGTATCTGATGACGAATATGAACAGTTGAAATAG
- a CDS encoding putative quinol monooxygenase, whose translation MLVINIYYTGKDGSARAFAKEMTESGLVDRIRQEEGNLGYEYFFPVDHEETILLIDKWKNQEALDFHHKTDMMKQIAVLREKYKLKMKVERYQGE comes from the coding sequence ATGCTTGTAATTAATATCTATTATACCGGCAAAGACGGCTCGGCAAGGGCATTTGCAAAAGAAATGACCGAGAGTGGTCTTGTGGATAGAATTCGACAGGAGGAAGGAAACCTCGGATACGAATATTTTTTCCCGGTAGACCATGAAGAAACGATATTGTTGATTGATAAGTGGAAAAATCAGGAGGCGCTTGATTTTCACCACAAAACAGATATGATGAAGCAAATTGCTGTACTTCGGGAAAAATACAAATTAAAGATGAAGGTAGAACGCTATCAAGGAGAATGA
- a CDS encoding cyclophilin-like fold protein yields MNHNEMQQNILPELKDSDLDISKYDTVFIGYPVWATDVPQAVLSFLNEYDLTGKTVIPFCTHDGYGAGGSYTTIAEASKAGKTLDGLAIEAKDVPSAQDTVTNWLNSIGITKKTENSAENGETAIKITVGDVVLDGILYNTVLAEEIKTYFPLTISMVGYGGREYYGGIDFYPQHLEGGQKTFENGNITYCEAHHNMAIFYAQTDNPNLSVDVIPIGKVTSDLSVFDDLSGSVQITFALAE; encoded by the coding sequence GTGAACCACAATGAAATGCAGCAAAATATTCTGCCGGAATTAAAAGACAGTGATTTGGATATTTCAAAGTATGATACTGTTTTTATCGGCTATCCTGTGTGGGCAACCGATGTACCGCAAGCAGTGCTGTCTTTTCTGAACGAATATGACTTGACGGGTAAGACGGTAATTCCTTTCTGTACCCATGACGGTTACGGTGCAGGTGGAAGCTATACAACGATTGCAGAAGCAAGCAAAGCAGGAAAAACACTTGACGGCCTTGCTATTGAGGCAAAGGATGTTCCTTCGGCGCAAGATACCGTAACAAATTGGCTGAACTCCATTGGTATAACGAAAAAAACTGAGAACTCTGCTGAAAACGGTGAAACGGCCATTAAAATCACCGTGGGAGATGTTGTTTTAGATGGCATACTGTATAACACAGTGCTTGCCGAAGAAATAAAGACATATTTTCCGTTGACGATTTCTATGGTGGGATACGGCGGCAGAGAATATTACGGCGGTATCGATTTTTATCCCCAACATCTGGAAGGCGGTCAAAAAACCTTTGAAAACGGTAACATTACCTACTGCGAAGCCCATCATAATATGGCAATCTTTTATGCACAGACCGACAATCCCAATCTTTCTGTGGATGTCATTCCGATTGGTAAGGTTACTTCCGACCTTTCCGTGTTTGATGACCTATCTGGCAGCGTTCAGATTACCTTTGCTCTGGCAGAATAA
- a CDS encoding MerR family transcriptional regulator: protein MTLNEASRRFHISMDKLNFYEENGLLEHRTLTGGVPDYTESDFRRIGLIHALLKSGLNMDTLKTYLNLIGNKTSSKEEQIKILRKQRFKLLDDIHEKQQSLDELDFMIDEIKKGAIK, encoded by the coding sequence ATGACTCTGAATGAAGCCAGTCGCAGATTTCATATCAGTATGGATAAACTTAATTTTTACGAAGAAAACGGTCTTTTGGAGCATAGGACGCTCACTGGCGGAGTGCCTGACTATACGGAATCCGATTTTCGCAGGATAGGGTTGATTCATGCTTTACTAAAATCCGGGTTGAATATGGATACGCTGAAAACATATTTAAACCTGATTGGGAACAAGACAAGCAGCAAAGAGGAACAAATTAAAATCCTCCGAAAGCAGCGATTTAAATTGTTGGATGACATTCATGAAAAACAGCAATCTTTGGATGAACTCGATTTTATGATCGATGAAATAAAGAAAGGGGCAATCAAATGA
- a CDS encoding flavodoxin, which produces MKKITAILLSLLMVIGLAACSGNTDQNGQSSTEQPPAENSSSADAMNNESSAPTDSSNTPDNEDESLKVLVAYFSATGTTEGVAKHIANGLNAELYEIVPEQPYSSADLDWNDNDSRSTIEMNDPNARPDISGSVENMEQYDVVFIGYPIWWYDAPRIVSTFMESYDFSGKTIVPFCTSGGSGIGSSASNLEKLTSNAEWLDGQRLNGSDSQDTVMEWVNSLGLDK; this is translated from the coding sequence ATGAAAAAAATAACAGCTATTTTACTCTCGTTACTTATGGTGATAGGACTTGCGGCCTGTTCTGGAAATACGGATCAAAACGGGCAGTCATCGACAGAACAGCCCCCAGCTGAAAACAGTTCTTCGGCAGATGCGATGAATAACGAATCCTCTGCACCGACTGATTCAAGCAACACACCGGATAACGAAGATGAATCTTTAAAAGTATTGGTAGCATATTTTTCTGCTACAGGCACGACAGAAGGCGTGGCAAAGCATATTGCAAATGGATTAAACGCAGAGCTTTATGAGATTGTGCCGGAGCAGCCTTATTCATCAGCCGATTTGGATTGGAACGATAACGATAGCCGCAGCACGATTGAAATGAACGATCCAAATGCCCGGCCTGATATTTCCGGTTCCGTAGAGAATATGGAGCAGTATGATGTGGTCTTTATCGGATATCCGATTTGGTGGTATGATGCGCCGAGAATTGTCAGCACCTTTATGGAAAGTTACGATTTTTCCGGTAAAACAATTGTACCGTTCTGCACCTCCGGTGGCAGCGGTATAGGTTCCAGTGCGTCAAATTTGGAAAAACTGACAAGTAATGCCGAATGGCTAGACGGCCAGCGCCTGAACGGCAGTGATTCTCAGGATACGGTTATGGAATGGGTAAACAGTCTCGGACTGGATAAATGA
- a CDS encoding flavodoxin: MSKKILVAYFSASGVTAKVAEKLAEAVDADLFEIKPEQIYTSADLNWTDKNSRSSIEMNDSNCRPAIKVKLANMEQYGTVFVGFPIWWYVAPKIINTFLESYDFTGKKIIPFATSGGSGMGKTNASLEPSCPGAVLMPGKILNGSLSKQDLVSWAEKLGL; encoded by the coding sequence ATGAGCAAAAAAATTTTAGTAGCTTATTTTTCTGCAAGCGGTGTAACCGCAAAGGTAGCGGAAAAACTTGCTGAAGCAGTGGACGCCGATCTTTTTGAAATTAAACCGGAGCAGATATATACTTCGGCGGATTTGAACTGGACAGATAAAAACAGCAGAAGTTCCATTGAAATGAACGATTCAAATTGCCGCCCAGCAATCAAGGTGAAACTTGCGAACATGGAACAGTATGGAACTGTCTTTGTCGGCTTTCCTATCTGGTGGTATGTTGCACCGAAGATCATCAACACTTTCCTGGAAAGCTATGATTTTACGGGTAAGAAAATCATTCCGTTTGCAACATCTGGCGGTAGCGGCATGGGAAAAACAAACGCTTCCCTTGAACCAAGCTGTCCGGGAGCGGTGTTGATGCCCGGTAAAATATTGAATGGTTCTTTATCAAAACAGGATCTGGTATCATGGGCAGAAAAATTAGGTCTTTAG